The following coding sequences lie in one Montipora foliosa isolate CH-2021 chromosome 11, ASM3666993v2, whole genome shotgun sequence genomic window:
- the LOC137975224 gene encoding nucleolar protein 58-like, whose protein sequence is MGCSASKSSEVVAPMPTQLKANSSLNSSQEDEKTGQPKNIDTQTNTRTRVLKKERSDDSLHGSQCSLNSNSVSAKSDRESSARSTRSTTDSGLGEFEEDPNIISERSTTEKQKIVLVEERPPTPELCIEGTKIARRKTLKEKRVSFSEKQEEVRNRINALAPMGGVTERPQSRGGMAFDIMLCPETGNVKRRPQHLRKLEKRKKKSTRRTKEEIDEKLKHADERRKEKEQQLREKAQAMITRENNKRALENFARSQMINEQTISS, encoded by the exons ATGGGTTGTTCAGCATCAAAATCGTCAGAAGTAGTTGCGCCAATGCCTACACAATTAAAAGCAAACTCGAGCTTGAATTCATCTCAAGAAGATGAGAAAACTGGACAACCTAAAAATATCGATACGCAGACAAACACAAGAACTCGTGTTCTTAAGAAGGAACGATCCGACGACAGCTTGCATGGAAGCCAGTGCAGTTTGAACTCAAACTCGGTTTCTGCAAAATCAGATCGTGAGAGCTCCGCAAGATCTACACGAAGTACGACAGATAGCGGTTTAGGAGAATTTGAAGAGGACCCAAATATCATATCGGAGAGGTCTACAACggaaaaacagaaaattgtcTTGGTAGAGGAAAGACCCCCCACTCCAG AGCTCTGCATTGAAGGCACTAAAATTGCAAGACGGAAGACCTTAAAAGAGAAAAGAGTTTCCTTTTCAGAGAAGCAAGAAGAAGTTCGAAACAGAATTAATGCACTTGCACCCATGGGAGGGGTCACAGAGAGACCTCAAAGCAGAGGAGGAATGGCATTTGATATAATGCTCTGCCCTGAAACTGGTAATGTGAAAAGAAGACCTCAACATctaagaaaattggaaaaaagaaagaagaagtcTACAAGGAGAACGAAAGAGGAGATTGACGAAAAGCTTAAACATGCAGATGAGAGAAGAAAA GAAAAAGAACAGCAGTTGAGAGAAAAAGCTCAAGCAATgataacaagagaaaataacaaGAGAGCATTGGAAAACTTTGCTCGAAGTCAAATGATTAATGAACAGACGATATCAAGTTAG